A DNA window from Naumovozyma dairenensis CBS 421 chromosome 7, complete genome contains the following coding sequences:
- the URA2 gene encoding bifunctional carbamoylphosphate synthetase/aspartate transcarbamylase (similar to Saccharomyces cerevisiae URA2 (YJL130C); ancestral locus Anc_1.223), whose translation MHIVTTCLCYRNLKKQTNFKKNIQDFKMSSGIPIAPIAPSLKATGDRLVTLELQDGTVLQGYSFGAEKSCAGELVFQTGMVGYPESITDPSYEGQILVITFPLVGNYGVPDFNLKTKFIESLPKYFESNRIHIAGLVIAHYTEDYSHWLAASSLGKWLQKEGVPGIYGVDTRLLTKHLRDSGSMLGRLALQKLNTNRINATSSNWQEDFDVPEWVDPNTQNLVSLVSTQEPKLYTPPKEGIDLQTGPDGKTLRILAIDVGMKYNQIRCFVNRGVELKVVPWNYDFTSEEYDGLFISNGPGDPSVLDDLTKRLTSVVEAKRTPIFGICLGHQLLARATGASTLKLKFGNRGHNIPCTSTISGRCYITSQNHGFAVDVDTLSDGWKPLFYNANDGSNEGIYHSELPFFSVQFHPESTPGPRDTEFLFDVFIKAVKEFKHNRILKPVEFPGGKIEDNLAAHPRVDPKKVLILGSGGLSIGQAGEFDYSGSQAIKALKEEGIYTILINPNIATIQTSKGLADKVYFLPVTADFVRKVILHERPDAIYVTFGGQTALSVGIELKDEFESLGVKVLGTPIDTIVATEDRELFANKIEEINEKCAMSHAANSVEEAMAAAKDIGFPVIVRAAFALGGLGSGFADNEKELIDLCNVAFASSPQVLVERSMKGWKEIEYEVVRDAFDNCVTVCNMENFDPLGIHTGDSIVVAPSQTLSDEEYNMLRTTAVNVIRHLGVVGECNIQYALNPFSKEYCIIEVNARLSRSSALASKATGYPLAYTAAKLGLNIPLNEVTNSVTKSTCACFEPSLDYCVVKMPRWDLKKFSRVSTELSSSMKSVGEVMSVGRTFEEAIQKAIRSTEYANLGFNETDLNINIDYELNNPSDLRVFAIANAFAKKGYSVEKVWEMTKIDKWFLHKLYDLITFGQKLCEIGAIENFPSLLLREAKQLGFDDRQIAKFLNSNEVAIRRLRKDYGITPFVKQIDTVAAEFPAFTNYLYMTYNAAAHDVTFDDHGVMVLGSGVYRIGSSVEFDWCAVTAVRTLRANAVKTIMINYNPETVSTDYDEADRLYFETINLERVLDIYELESSAGVVVSMGGQTSNNIAMSLHHENVKILGTSPLMIDSAENRYKFSRMLDQIGVDQPAWKELTSMDEAEEFANKVGYPVLVRPSYVLSGAAMNTVYSRNDLESYLNQAVEVSRDYPVVITKYIENAKEIEMDAVARNGELVMHVVSEHVENAGVHSGDATLIVPPQDLAQETVDRIVVATAKIGKALKITGPYNIQFIAKDNDIKVIECNVRASRSFPFISKVVGVNLIELATKAIMGIPFEPYPVKKLPNDYVAVKVPQFSFPRLAGADPVLGVEMASTGEVASFGHSKYEAYLKALLATGFNLPKKNILLSIGSYKEKQELLPSVRKLFDMGYKLFATAGTADFMSENGIPIQYLGILDNEDEEKKEYSLTQHLANNEIDLYINLPSANRFRRPASYVSNGYRTRRMAVDYSVPLVTNVKCAKLLIEAMSRIKELDVSERDAQTSHRTITLPGLINVASFVPNVSNVIKGPVELRETTRLGLESGFTFSQIMPRSIIGPTITDHHSLNAAFSTAKDAAYTDFSFTIAGTSNNVDSVASSADRVSALFLPFRELKGKVSVVADLLKKWPTEKQVIAEAKTADLASVLLLTSLQNRSIHITGVSNRQDLSLIIAVKAKDPRVTCDVCIHSLFVTQEDYPDGVFLLTPEDQKFFWDNLDSIDAFSIGALPTALASITGNKVDIGSGIKDALPLLFSAVEDGRLTIEDIILRLHDNPVKIFNIPEQNALIEVDLDYSFTSNKRWSPYTKGGLKGGIERVLLNNESVVLSGELIAIQPTGISVVKARSAPVSEIREEEPLPKVLPQRDWPTFDNVEDAEQYMDQPIEQKLMSSRPPKELIVPGAIQNLIRGNNPFLGRHILSVKQFDRSDLHILFGVAQEIRAAVARYGVLDLMKGHVLSTIFYEPSTRTCSSFIAAMERLGGRVVNINPSVSSVKKGETLQDTIRTVACYADAIAMRHPEEMSVHIAAKYSPVPIINGGNGSREHPTQAFLDLFTIREEIGTVNGINVTFLGDLKHGRTVHSLCRLLMHYEVKVNLVSPPELRIPAALRKELEAANMLGVESVELTPEIISKSDVLYCTRVQEERFKSREDYERLRDAYIVDNRILAHAKENMAIMHPLPRVNEIKEEVDYDHRAAYFRQMKYGLYVRMALLAMVMGLDI comes from the coding sequence ATGCACATTGTCACTACTTGTTTATGTTACAGGAACTTGAAAAAGCAAACGaactttaaaaaaaatatacaagatttcaaaatgtCATCAGGTATCCCAATTGCTCCAATTGCTCCTTCGCTTAAAGCTACAGGTGATCGTTTAGTCACTTTAGAGTTACAAGATGGTACTGTTTTACAAGGTTATTCATTTGGTGCGGAAAAGAGTTGTGCCGGTGAATTGGTTTTCCAAACTGGTATGGTTGGTTATCCAGAATCCATCACTGATCCATCTTATGAGGGTCAAATCTTAGTGATCACATTCCCTTTGGTTGGTAATTATGGTGTTCCTGATTTTAATCTAAAAACTAAATTTATCGAGTCTTtaccaaaatattttgaaagtaATAGAATTCATATAGCTGGTTTAGTCATCGCTCATTATACCGAAGATTACTCACATTGGTTAGCTGCATCATCTTTAGGCAAATGGCTACAAAAAGAAGGTGTTCCAGGTATCTATGGTGTCGATACAAGACTATTGACGAAGCATTTGAGAGATTCAGGGTCTATGCTTGGTAGATTAgctttacaaaaattaaacaCAAACAGAATTAATGcaacttcttctaattgGCAAGAGGACTTTGATGTTCCAGAATGGGTTGATCCAAATACCCAAAATTTAGTTTCTCTAGTTTCTACGCAAGAACCAAAATTATACACACCTCCTAAAGAAGGAATAGACTTACAAACTGGTCCAGATGGTAAGACATTACGAATTTTAGCTATCGATGTCGGCATGAAATATAACCAAATTCGTTGTTTTGTTAACCGTGGTGTTGAATTGAAGGTTGTTCCATGGAATTATGATTTCACTTCTGAAGAATATGAtggtttatttatttctaatGGTCCAGGTGATCCTTCAGTTTTGGACGATTTAACGAAAAGATTAACTTCTGTTGTTGAAGCTAAAAGGACTCCTATTTTTGGCATTTGTTTGGGCCATCAACTGTTAGCAAGAGCCACTGGTGCGTCCACGTTGAAACTGAAATTCGGTAACCGTGGTCATAATATTCCATGTACTTCTACTATCAGTGGTCGCTGTTATATTACTTCTCAGAATCATGGTTTCGCTGTTGATGTAGATACTTTATCCGATGGTTGGAAACCTCTCTTTTATAATGCTAATGACGGATCTAATGAAGGTATTTATCATTCGGAATTGCCGTTCTTTTCAGTGCAATTCCATCCTGAATCAACTCCAGGTCCAAGAGATACTGAATTTCTGTTCGACGTATTTATCAAAGCTGTGAAAGAATTTAAACACAATAGAATCCTAAAACCAGTTGAATTCCCAGGCGGAAAAATCGAAGATAATCTGGCAGCACATCCAAGAGTAGATCCTAAGAAGGTATTGATTTTAGGTTCAGGTGGGTTATCCATTGGTCAAGCTGGtgaatttgattattcAGGTTCTCAAGCTATAAAGGcattgaaagaagaaggtatCTATACCATTTTGATCAATCCAAATATCGCTACGATTCAAACATCCAAAGGTTTAGCTGATAAAGTATACTTTTTACCTGTCACTGCAGATTTTGTAAGAAAAGTTATCCTACATGAAAGACCAGATGCAATTTACGTCACATTCGGTGGTCAAACAGCGCTCTCTGTCGGTATTGAACTAAAAGATGAATTCGAAAGTTTAGGTGTCAAAGTTTTGGGTACTCCGATCGATACTATCGTTGCTACCGAAGATCGTGAATTATTCGCAaacaaaattgaagaaattaatgaaaaatgtgCCATGTCTCATGCAGCTAATTCTGTAGAAGAAGCTATGGCCGCAGCTAAGGATATTGGCTTCCCAGTCATTGTTCGTGCAGCATTTGCATTGGGTGGTTTAGGTTCTGGATTTGCAGACAACgaaaaagaattgataGACTTATGTAATGTTGCCTTCGCATCATCACCCCAAGTTTTGGTAGAAAGATCCATGAAGGGTTGGAAAGAAATTGAGTACGAAGTGGTTCGTGATGCCTTTGATAACTGTGTCACCGTCTGTaatatggaaaattttgatcCTCTAGGTATTCATACTGGTGACTCTATTGTTGTTGCTCCATCCCAGACATTatcagatgaagaatataatatgttGAGAACTACAGCTGTTAATGTTATTAGACATCTTGGTGTTGTTGGTGAATgtaatattcaatatgCTCTAAACCCTTTCTCTAAAGaatattgtattattgAGGTCAATGCTCGTTTGTCACGTTCTTCTGCGCTAGCTTCTAAAGCCACTGGTTATCCATTAGCTTATACTGCTGCCAAATTAGGATTGAACATTCCTTTAAATGAAGTTACTAACTCTGTTACAAAATCGACATGTGCTTGCTTTGAACCATCATTAGATTATTGTGTGGTTAAGATGCCAAGATGGGACTTGAAAAAATTCTCAAGAGTTTCGACtgaattatcatcatcaatgaaATCTGTTGGTGAAGTAATGAGTGTTGGTAGAACCTTCGAGGAAGCTATACAAAAAGCCATTAGGTCAACCGAATATGCTAACCTAGGTTTTAATGAAActgatttgaatattaatattgattaCGAGTTGAATAATCCATCTGATCTACGTGTTTTCGCTATTGCTAATGCTTTTGCCAAGAAGGGTTACTCTGTAGAAAAAGTTTGGGAAATGacaaaaattgataaatggTTCTTACATAAGCTCTACGACTTGATTACGTTTGGGCAAAAGCTTTGTGAAATCGGTGCCATTGAGAATTTTCCATCCTTATTATTGAGAGAAGCTAAACAACTAGGTTTTGATGACAGGCAAATTGCTAAATTTTTGAACTCTAATGAAGTTGCCATTCGTAGATTAAGAAAAGATTATGGTATTACTCCTTTTGTGAAACAGATCGATACAGTTGCTGCTGAATTTCCAGCTTTCACGAACTATTTGTACATGACATATAATGCAGCCGCGCACGATGTAACTTTCGATGATCATGGTGTTATGGTTCTAGGCTCAGGTGTTTATCGTATTGGTTCTTCTGTTGAATTTGATTGGTGTGCTGTTACCGCTGTTAGGACACTTCGTGCTAACGCAGTTAAGACTATTATGATTAATTACAATCCAGAAACTGTCTCTACTGATTATGATGAAGCTGACAGGttatattttgaaacaatcAATTTAGAGAGAGTTTTAGATATTTATGAACTTGAATCTTCTGCTGGTGTTGTCGTTTCTATGGGTGGTCAAacttctaataatattgcAATGTCATTACACCACGAAAACGTCAAAATTTTAGGTACTTCACCATTAATGATCGACTCTGCTGAAAATCGTTATAAATTCTCCCGTATGCTGGACCAAATTGGCGTCGACCAACCAGCATGGAAAGAACTAACATCCATGGATGAAGCAGAAGAATTTGCTAATAAAGTTGGTTATCCAGTTTTAGTTCGTCCCTCTTATGTTCTATCTGGTGCTGCAATGAATACTGTTTATTCGAGGAATGATTTAGAATCTTATTTGAATCAAGCGGTTGAGGTATCGCGTGATTATCCAGTCGTCATTAccaaatatattgaaaatgctaaagaaattgaaatggaTGCTGTCGCTAGAAATGGTGAACTTGTCATGCATGTTGTGTCAGAACATGTTGAAAATGCCGGTGTTCATTCCGGTGATGCCACGTTGATTGTACCTCCACAAGATTTGGCACAAGAAACTGTTGATAGAATTGTCGTCGCAACGGCAAAGATTGGTAAAGCATTGAAAATAACAGGTCCTTACAATATCCAATTCATTGCTAAAGATAACGACATTAAAGTTATTGAATGTAATGTCCGTGCTTCACGTTCCTTCCCATTCATCTCAAAGGTTGTTGGTGTGAATTTAATCGAGTTAGCTACCAAGGCCATTATGGGAATTCCATTTGAGCCATATCCAGTTAAAAAGTTACCAAATGATTATGTTGCTGTTAAAGTTCCTCAATTCTCATTTCCTCGTCTTGCTGGTGCAGATCCTGTTTTAGGTGTGGAAATGGCGTCTACCGGTGAAGTTGCATCCTTTGGACATTCTAAATATGAAGCATACCTGAAGGCTTTACTTGCTACTGGCTTTAACTtaccaaagaaaaacattTTATTGTCCATCGGTTCTTATAAAGAGAAACAAGAATTACTACCATCTGTCAGAAAGCTCTTTGACATGGGTTATAAGTTATTTGCTACTGCTGGTACAGCCGATTTTATGTCAGAAAATGGTATTCCTATCCAATACTTAGGTATCTTAGACAATGAGgatgaagagaaaaaagaatattccTTGACTCAACATTTGGCGAATAATGAAATCGACCTATATATTAATCTACCATCAGCAAATAGATTCCGCCGTCCTGCTTCTTATGTCTCCAATGGTTATAGAACCCGTAGAATGGCCGTTGATTATTCTGTTCCTTTAGTCACCAATGTTAAATGTGCAAAGTTATTGATTGAAGCCATGTCAAGAATTAAAGAACTAGATGTTTCAGAACGTGATGCCCAAACTTCTCATCGAACAATTACTTTGCCTGGGTTGATTAACGTTGCATCGTTCGTTCCAAACGTTTCAAATGTCATTAAAGGCCCTGTTGAATTAAGAGAGACAACAAGATTAGGTTTAGAATCTGGTTTTACATTTTCTCAAATCATGCCAAGATCCATTATTGGTCCAACTATTACTGATCATCATTCATTGAATGCGGCTTTCTCTACTGCTAAAGACGCTGCATATACCGACTTCTCGTTTACAATTGCTGGGActtcaaataatgttgATTCAGTTGCCTCTTCAGCCGACAGAGTAAGTGCATTATTCCTACCATTCCGTGAATTAAAGGGTAAGGTTTCTGTTGTTGCTGATCTTTTAAAGAAGTGGCCAACTGAGAAACAGGTTATAGCTGAGGCAAAAACTGCTGATTTGGCTTCCGTTTTACTATTGACTTCATTACAAAATAGATCCATTCATATCACTGGTGTTTCGAACAGACAAGATCTCTCATTAATTATCGCTGTTAAAGCAAAAGACCCCAGAGTTACATGTGATGTTTGTATCCATTCGTTATTTGTCACACAAGAAGACTATCCGGATGGTGTTTTCTTACTTACCCCCGAAGATCAAAAGTTCTTCTGGGATAATTTAGATTCTATTGATGCATTTTCCATTGGTGCTCTACCAACTGCCTTGGCTTCTATTACTGGTAATAAGGTGGATATTGGTTCTGGTATCAAAGACGCCCTGCCTTTACTTTTCTCAGCTGTTGAAGATGGCAGATTAACAATCGAAGATATTATCTTACGTTTACATGATAATCCAgtcaaaattttcaatattccTGAACAAAATGCACTAATTGAAGTTGACTTAGATTATTCGTTCACTTCGAATAAAAGATGGTCTCCTTACACTAAGGGAGGATTGAAAGGTGGTATTGAACGTGTGCTATTAAACAATGAAAGTGTTGTTTTAAGCGGTGAATTGATCGCCATTCAACCAACTGGTATATCTGTTGTTAAAGCACGCTCTGCTCCTGTTTCTGAAATTAGGGAAGAAGAACCATTACCAAAGGTACTTCCACAACGTGACTGGCCTACTTTTGATAACGTTGAGGATGCAGAACAATATATGGATCAACCAAtagaacaaaaattaatgtCATCTAGACCACCAAAAGAATTGATTGTTCCAGGTGCTATACAAAATTTGATCCGTGGTAATAATCCATTCCTTGGTAGACATATTCTTTCTGTTAAACAATTTGACCGTTCTGACTTACATATATTATTCGGTGTTGCTCAAGAGATCAGAGCAGCTGTTGCCAGATACGGTGTGCTAGATTTGATGAAAGGACATGTCTTAAGTACTATCTTTTACGAACCATCTACTCGTACATGCTCTTCATTTATTGCTGCTATGGAACGTCTAGGTGGTAGAGTTGTCAATATTAATCCATCGGTATCTTCTGTTAAGAAAGGTGAAACGTTACAAGATACTATTAGAACTGTTGCTTGTTATGCAGATGCTATTGCTATGCGTCATCCTGAAGAAATGTCTGTCCATATTGCTGCCAAGTATTCTCCTGTTCCAATTATCAACGGTGGTAATGGTTCCCGTGAACATCCCACTCAAGCATTCTTAGATTTGTTTACTATTCGTGAAGAGATTGGTACTGTTAATGGTATCAACGTAACTTTCTTAGGTGATTTAAAACATGGTAGAACTGTCCATTCTTTATGTCGTTTATTAATGCATTATGAAGTTAAGGTTAATTTAGTTTCTCCACCAGAATTGAGGATTCCAGCTGCTTTAAGAAAAGAACTAGAAGCTGCGAACATGCTAGGTGTTGAAAGTGTTGAGCTAACTCCTGAAATAATTTCGAAATCTGATGTATTGTACTGCACAAGAGTTCAAGAAGAGAGATTTAAGAGTCGTGAAGACTATGAACGTTTAAGAGATGCATACATTGTTGACAATAGAATCTTGGCCCATGCCAAAGAAAATATGGCTATTATGCATCCACTTCCAAGAGTCAATGAAATCAAGGAAGAAGTTGATTACGATCATCGTGCCGCATACTTCAGACAAATGAAATACGGTCTCTATGTTAGAATGGCATTATTGGCTATGGTTATGGGTCTTGATATCTAA
- the AIM23 gene encoding Aim23p (similar to Saccharomyces cerevisiae YJL131C; ancestral locus Anc_1.222), translating into MLVRTVRNTLLCTRRFHRTIHPNADWESNNGVLLDLIRATKKKEPLQKKRPANRLRANQPPKRPPSSWNKEGEGLYQKGGRRKLVINWKTGTDRAKEAINSVIEKIFTINSHGFVNFVNPETHNLVNINIRDLIKGLDLTKKGLSIVNIEKDRRNKPIPLVRFVDCKVALKTYSDIIAKKKEEELVALGVIKKLTGAGSTDKKETTLKHIKISWQISMDDLSNQKAQEIIKLLKKGFKVNIYIDEKKSTDSSNWLGLFDHIEDPTKPSNIKISKKELNQRTSIINRLNDLLNEYSNKPLMEGSLQTRVLMKLAPKPSAVDKRDIKKLKEQRKKERQDKLLKRIEKKKLKEADNN; encoded by the coding sequence ATGCTAGTACGAACTGTGAGGAATACATTATTATGCACGAGAAGGTTTCATAGAACGATACATCCCAATGCTGATTGGGAAAGTAATAATGGAGTACTTTTAGATCTTATCAGGGctacaaagaaaaaagaaccACTTCAAAAGAAACGACCTGCTAATAGGTTACGAGCGAATCAACCTCCTAAACGACCCCCATCATCATGGAACAAAGAAGGCGAGGGATTATATCAGAAAGGCGGCCGAAGGAAACTTGTAATCAATTGGAAAACAGGTACCGATAGAGCCAAGGAAGCAATTAACTCagttattgaaaaaatattcacTATCAACTCTCATGGTTTTGTCAACTTTGTCAATCCTGAAACACATAATTTGGTGAATATCAATATACGTGATCTTATTAAGGGTCTCGatttaacaaaaaaaggGTTAAGCATTGTAAATATCGAGAAGGATCGTCGAAACAAACCCATACCATTGGTAAGATTTGTAGACTGTAAAGTAGCTTTAAAGACTTATTCGGATATAATTGCCAAAAAGAAAGAGGAGGAATTAGTGGCCTTAGGGGTTATTAAGAAACTGACCGGTGCTGGCAGTACAGATAAGAAAGAGACAACATTAAAGCatatcaaaatatcatgGCAAATCAGTATGGACGACTTATCTAATCAGAAAGCCCAAGAAATCATCAAGTTGCTGAAAAAGGGTTTCAAagttaatatatatattgatgaGAAAAAAAGTACCGATTCTTCGAATTGGTTGGGATTATTTGACCATATTGAGGATCCAACGAAACCATCCAATATCAAGATTTCtaagaaagaattaaacCAAAGGACCTCTATCATTAATAGATTGAATGATCTTCTCAatgaatattcaaataaaccTCTGATGGAGGGTAGCTTACAGACAAGAGTTCTAATGAAGTTGGCGCCTAAACCATCCGCAGTTGATAAACGGGACATAAAAAAGTTGAAagaacaaagaaagaaggaaCGACAAGATAAACTATtaaaaagaattgaaaagaagaaattgaaagaagcAGATAATAATTGA
- the NDAI0G06190 gene encoding uncharacterized protein (similar to Saccharomyces cerevisiae YJL132W; ancestral locus Anc_1.221) — protein MKLTFLTNSLAILYFVFYLSLWLTTIHAAGVITHLTLLARSAPDNLKRTHYSYLKAGSFFPDALYNCDPNNADWKEFAEFTHWPPFLHIGIQLWSEKYKHTPNSMDSLNLKSLLLGVFIHQIVDTSWHSLVPDWKNHGLLKVISELEFNGDVDNAHNFIDIMGEFIQLSKMARISTDNNDIWDFYLEKNWPLPKKEDVEELIERSGFQQKNIDFQTIKRCLKTGETAINAEISTFKNNRNNLLNVAYGLSPRSGEFLQDYWLGGEFNLISTLRKCVPVFQSLFNHYQDVTKEDFENEIKICNNQEINKPYVIYPYRSVLSLELYKDNHLYISPMIPFSNFGSSLTLGRFMDDNEQYLAVGAPLENSQGSIYLIPWSIFTSDQLEHTQEITHIPMVPMYGSAVHSFPLYDFDFLVVSEPGLNSIRIFRGLRLVLVLRDSLTSDASQLTVSQVLDIKGDGIPDLLLSGMYYGDHEEGRVFIIRGMELLPYLFSNHDPIYLEITKIPNIMLQDNYSQGPYHHFGSSMAVSFVRMNNDAKNRLLYITAQSQGIVYVYELNTLNNTSLPKFCIQGKNITSLDESTASAIKKIPSRQHGMFGVSFCTWQSGNDSYVAISQHLFDRVFIYRENNGSIEYYLTLALKVTVDPVKYKIGFGSSIEYDHENNVMFISSPGIYDDTGAIWKIPMTELENAFENQEYVLVVNKKLEHLHLINPRRNSKGSTHFGKTMFLSHDHKLVIGIPHDGYGSLGLNQLVGSVMVV, from the coding sequence TTACTCATATTTAAAGGCAGGCTCCTTCTTCCCAGATGCATTATATAATTGTGATCCAAATAATGCTGATTGGAAAGAATTTGCTGAATTTACACATTGGCCGCCCTTTTTGCATATCGGTATTCAACTATGGtcagaaaaatataaacacACTCCAAATTCTATggattcattgaatttgaaatctttACTATTAGGTGTATTCATCCATCAAATAGTTGACACTTCATGGCATTCTTTGGTCCCTGATTGGAAAAATCATGGATTATTAAAAGTAATTAGTGAATTGGAATTCAATGGCGATGTAGATAATGCTCATAATTTTATCGACATTATGGGtgaatttattcaattaaGCAAAATGGCAAGGATAAGTACTGATAATAACGATATTTGGGATTtttatttggaaaaaaattggcCCTtaccaaaaaaagaagacgtggaagaattaattgaacGATCAGGTTTCCAacagaaaaatattgattttcaaacaataaaaagATGTCTGAAAACTGGAGAAACAGCAATTAATGCAGAAATATCCacatttaaaaataatagaaataatCTTCTAAACGTAGCATATGGACTATCACCTCGATCAGGAGAATTTTTGCAAGACTATTGGCTTGGAGGAGAATTCAACTTAATTTCAACATTACGGAAATGTGTGCCCGTATTTCAATCATTGTTTAACCATTACCAAGATGTCACAAAAGAggattttgaaaatgaaataaaaatatgtaataatcaggaaataaataaaccaTATGTGATATATCCTTATCGGTCGGTTCTAAGCCTGGAGTTATACAAAGATAATCATTTGTATATATCGCCAATGATTCCCTTTTCAAACTTTGGCTCAAGTCTAACTCTTGGTAGATTTATGGATGATAACGAACAGTACCTTGCAGTTGGAGCGCCATTAGAAAATTCACAAGGTTCTATTTACCTCATCCCATGGTCAATCTTTACTTCAGACCAGTTGGAACACACACAAGAGATAACCCATATCCCAATGGTGCCAATGTATGGTTCGGCAGTTCATTCCTTCCCACTGTATGATTTTGACTTTTTAGTAGTTTCAGAACCTGGATTAAATTCTATCAGGATTTTTAGAGGACTGCGATTAGTCTTAGTCTTACGAGATTCCCTCACATCAGATGCTTCCCAATTGACAGTTTCGCAAGTTTTAGATATCAAAGGTGATGGTATTCCCGATCTTTTACTATCTGGTATGTATTATGGTGATCATGAGGAAGGGAGAGTATTTATAATACGAGGTATGGAGTTATTACCTTActtgttttcaaatcatgATCCAATTTATCTAGAGATTACTAAGATTCCGAATATTATGCTTCAAGATAATTATTCACAGGGTccttatcatcattttggGTCTTCCATGGCAGTTTCTTTCGTTCGAATGAACAATGATGCTAAGAATAGGCTACTTTATATCACTGCACAGAGTCAAGGTATCGTATATGTATATGAGCTAAATACTCTCAATAATACCAGTTTACCAAAATTCTGCATCCAAGggaaaaatataacaaGCTTAGACGAGTCAACAGCATCCGCAATAAAGAAGATCCCGTCCCGCCAGCATGGGATGTTTGGTGTTTCCTTTTGTACTTGGCAAAGTGGGAATGATAGCTATGTTGCGATATCACAACATCTCTTTGATAGAGTATTTATTTACAGGGAAAATAATGGTAGTATAGAATATTACTTAACATTAGCGCTAAAAGTTACAGTTGATCCagtaaaatataaaatagGATTTGGATCTTCCATTGAATATGATCATGAGAATAATGTAATGTTCATTTCGTCGCCAGGTATATATGACGACACAGGCGCAATATGGAAAATACCTATGAcagaattggaaaatgcATTTGAAAATCAGGAGTATGTTCTCGTTgtcaataaaaaattggaGCACTTACATCTAATAAATCCAAGAAGGAACAGCAAAGGTTCAACTCACTTTGGTAAGACTATGTTCTTAAGCCACGATCATAAATTAGTTATCGGTATACCTCATGATGGATATGGGAGTTTAGGGTTAAACCAATTAGTAGGAAGTGTAATGGTCGTTTAA